In the genome of Triticum urartu cultivar G1812 chromosome 5, Tu2.1, whole genome shotgun sequence, one region contains:
- the LOC125510082 gene encoding ribosomal RNA processing protein 36 homolog isoform X1 has translation MKGRSSHRGTAPTSAAASTSSKRDPEDEPVSDSEESVDEEQDVSSSSGSESESENDQLAERERKLERVLADVPFGELQRARADGSLAARGVSAAAAAQKKARRESRKRPMEISTNVRPPRLREVIQVPKKVVRDPRFEPVYGAVDKEGFRKRYNFLFDHDLPAEKEKLQKSIKKLKDPNAIEEAKNQITWIDKQLRSNPQKNVESEILRGHIKKEREAAKAGKRPYYLKKSEIRERKLMDKYNELKETGKLDSFMEKRRKKNASKDHRFMPYRRDGGGA, from the exons ATGAAAGGCCGCAGCAGCCACCGCGGGACCGCTCCCACCTCCGCCGCGGCCTCGACTTCCAGCAAGCGCGACCCCGAAGACGAGCCCGTCTCAGACTCCGAGGAATCGGTCGACGAGGAG CAGGATGTCTCCTCGTCGTCGGGgtcggagtcggagtcggagAACGACCAGTTAGCGGAGCGGGAGCGGAAGCTGGAGCGCGTGCTCGCCGACGTGCCCTTCGGCGAGCTGCAGCGCGCGCGTGCTGACGGGTCGCTCGCGGCGCGGGGTGTTTCTGCTGCCGCCGCGGCCCAGAAGAAGGCTCGCAGGGAGAGCAGGAAGAG GCCCATGGAGATTAGCACGAATGTGCGGCCGCCTAGACTCAGGGAGGTGATTCAGGTTCCCAAGAAG GTTGTAAGGGATCCAAGATTTGAACCTGTATATGGAGCTGTTGATAAAGAAGG GTTCAGGAAAAGATACAATTTCTTATTCGATCATGATCTGCCTGCAGAAAAAGAG AAACTCCAAAAGTCGATTAAGAAATTGAAGGATCCTAATGCCATTGAAGAAGCGAAGAATCAAATCACCTGGATT GATAAGCAGTTGAGGTCTAATCCTCAGAAGAACGTTGAATCAGAAATTCTGCGTGGACATATTAAGAAAGAGAGGGAAGCAGCAAAGGCCGGAAAACGACCATATTATCTGAAGAAAT CTGAAATTCGTGAAAGGAAGTTGATGGACAAGTACAATGAGCTCAAG GAGACGGGAAAGCTTGATTCCTTTATGGAGAAGCGACGCAAGAAGAATGCATCCAAAGATCATCGCTTCATGCCATACCGAAGGGATGGGGGTGGTGCATAA
- the LOC125510082 gene encoding ribosomal RNA processing protein 36 homolog isoform X2, whose translation MKGRSSHRGTAPTSAAASTSSKRDPEDEPVSDSEESVDEEDVSSSSGSESESENDQLAERERKLERVLADVPFGELQRARADGSLAARGVSAAAAAQKKARRESRKRPMEISTNVRPPRLREVIQVPKKVVRDPRFEPVYGAVDKEGFRKRYNFLFDHDLPAEKEKLQKSIKKLKDPNAIEEAKNQITWIDKQLRSNPQKNVESEILRGHIKKEREAAKAGKRPYYLKKSEIRERKLMDKYNELKETGKLDSFMEKRRKKNASKDHRFMPYRRDGGGA comes from the exons ATGAAAGGCCGCAGCAGCCACCGCGGGACCGCTCCCACCTCCGCCGCGGCCTCGACTTCCAGCAAGCGCGACCCCGAAGACGAGCCCGTCTCAGACTCCGAGGAATCGGTCGACGAGGAG GATGTCTCCTCGTCGTCGGGgtcggagtcggagtcggagAACGACCAGTTAGCGGAGCGGGAGCGGAAGCTGGAGCGCGTGCTCGCCGACGTGCCCTTCGGCGAGCTGCAGCGCGCGCGTGCTGACGGGTCGCTCGCGGCGCGGGGTGTTTCTGCTGCCGCCGCGGCCCAGAAGAAGGCTCGCAGGGAGAGCAGGAAGAG GCCCATGGAGATTAGCACGAATGTGCGGCCGCCTAGACTCAGGGAGGTGATTCAGGTTCCCAAGAAG GTTGTAAGGGATCCAAGATTTGAACCTGTATATGGAGCTGTTGATAAAGAAGG GTTCAGGAAAAGATACAATTTCTTATTCGATCATGATCTGCCTGCAGAAAAAGAG AAACTCCAAAAGTCGATTAAGAAATTGAAGGATCCTAATGCCATTGAAGAAGCGAAGAATCAAATCACCTGGATT GATAAGCAGTTGAGGTCTAATCCTCAGAAGAACGTTGAATCAGAAATTCTGCGTGGACATATTAAGAAAGAGAGGGAAGCAGCAAAGGCCGGAAAACGACCATATTATCTGAAGAAAT CTGAAATTCGTGAAAGGAAGTTGATGGACAAGTACAATGAGCTCAAG GAGACGGGAAAGCTTGATTCCTTTATGGAGAAGCGACGCAAGAAGAATGCATCCAAAGATCATCGCTTCATGCCATACCGAAGGGATGGGGGTGGTGCATAA